Proteins from a single region of Psychrobacter cryohalolentis K5:
- the tsaD gene encoding tRNA (adenosine(37)-N6)-threonylcarbamoyltransferase complex transferase subunit TsaD has protein sequence MKVLGLETSCDETGLAIFDSEQVTSDNKGLLGQVLYSQIELHALYGGVVPELASRDHIRKLVPLFNELLQQCNITKDEIDAVAYTKGPGLIGALMTGALFGRSLAYGLDIPAIGVHHMEGHLLAPLMGANPPAFPFVSLLVSGGHTLLIAAHGIGQYEILGESIDDAAGECFDKAAKMLGLPYPGGPNIAKLAESGNSDAYSLPRPMLHRGLDFSFSGMKTAVHNLIKDTPCSGGSGNGSDSDPQVRADIAASFQHAVVDTLVKKCVKALKQVNMSRLVIAGGVSANSHLRKTLERELAKINATVHYAPPALCTDNGAMIAYAGYERLQAGQADDLAVSCVPRWPMTELPAV, from the coding sequence ATGAAAGTATTGGGATTAGAAACCTCTTGCGATGAGACGGGTCTAGCGATTTTTGATAGCGAACAGGTAACGAGCGACAATAAAGGTCTACTTGGGCAAGTATTGTATTCACAAATAGAGCTGCACGCCCTTTATGGCGGCGTGGTGCCTGAGCTTGCTAGTCGCGATCATATCCGTAAGTTAGTGCCTTTATTTAATGAGCTTTTGCAGCAATGCAATATCACTAAAGATGAGATTGATGCCGTCGCTTATACCAAGGGTCCGGGGCTTATCGGCGCCTTGATGACAGGTGCATTGTTTGGTCGTAGCTTGGCTTATGGGTTAGATATTCCAGCGATTGGTGTTCATCATATGGAAGGGCATCTATTGGCACCGCTGATGGGTGCGAATCCACCAGCGTTTCCGTTTGTCTCCTTACTTGTTTCTGGTGGGCATACGCTACTCATTGCTGCGCATGGTATTGGTCAATATGAAATCCTTGGCGAATCCATTGATGATGCGGCAGGTGAGTGTTTTGACAAAGCGGCGAAGATGTTGGGCTTGCCATATCCGGGTGGTCCTAATATCGCTAAATTAGCGGAAAGTGGTAATTCGGACGCTTATAGTTTACCAAGACCAATGTTACATCGTGGTTTGGATTTCTCTTTTAGCGGTATGAAAACAGCCGTACATAATCTTATCAAGGACACCCCATGCTCAGGGGGTTCAGGAAATGGCTCTGATAGCGACCCGCAAGTCCGTGCTGATATTGCCGCCAGTTTTCAGCATGCCGTGGTCGATACCTTGGTGAAAAAATGCGTCAAAGCGCTTAAGCAAGTGAATATGAGCCGATTGGTTATCGCAGGCGGTGTCAGTGCCAATAGTCATTTGCGTAAAACTCTCGAGCGGGAGCTTGCTAAGATAAATGCGACCGTACATTATGCACCTCCTGCTTTATGTACCGATAATGGTGCGATGATTGCGTATGCGGGCTACGAGCGTTTGCAAGCGGGTCAAGCAGATGATTTGGCTGTCAGCTGCGTGCCACGTTGGCCAATGACCGAGTTGCCAGCGGTATAA
- a CDS encoding CrcB family protein, whose protein sequence is MQWLAIGLGAAIGACLRGWLARFNPMHHWIPLGTLGANVLGGLLIGLALVWFERVGSGLSPNIRLFVITGFLGGLTTFSTFSVEVFTFIHNGKLLAGLGLIGLHVGLTLLATALGFYFFKLVL, encoded by the coding sequence ATGCAGTGGCTTGCGATTGGATTAGGTGCTGCCATTGGCGCTTGCCTGCGAGGGTGGTTGGCGCGTTTTAACCCGATGCACCACTGGATACCACTTGGGACGCTTGGCGCCAATGTTTTAGGTGGACTATTGATAGGGCTGGCCTTGGTGTGGTTTGAACGTGTGGGCAGCGGCTTGTCTCCCAATATTAGATTGTTTGTGATAACTGGCTTTTTGGGTGGTTTGACGACTTTTAGTACCTTTAGCGTCGAAGTATTTACCTTTATCCATAATGGTAAACTGCTTGCGGGCTTAGGACTGATTGGGCTACATGTGGGGCTGACGTTATTAGCAACGGCACTTGGATTTTATTTCTTTAAGTTGGTTTTATAA
- a CDS encoding LysR family transcriptional regulator codes for MLELRHLNTLTALRAHGSLAAAADELHVTASAVSHQLKELENYYDISLVNRRTRPLTFTPAGKTVLALADSILPQVTRTKSNLKRLAHGQAGRLRLASECHSCFDWLMPILNHYRREWSDVELDFATGFEPEPHHLLMEGDIDLLITTSNLPIEGISYQPLFEYESRLVLSPTHDLAEQQFIHAKDLVDETLIAYPVEAKRLDIIANFMTPEQVSFKSMRTTELTAMLIQLVASERGVAALPDWVVAEYERKGWVVSRPLGSGVYCQLYAATRTSSQEIAYMQGFASLLEGIVKPV; via the coding sequence ATGCTAGAGCTTCGTCATCTTAATACGCTAACTGCGCTGCGAGCACATGGCTCATTGGCTGCTGCCGCCGATGAGCTGCATGTCACCGCCTCTGCGGTCTCCCATCAGTTAAAAGAGCTAGAGAATTATTACGATATTAGTTTGGTCAATAGGCGCACACGTCCGCTAACTTTTACGCCAGCTGGCAAAACGGTATTGGCACTCGCTGACAGCATTTTACCTCAGGTCACGCGCACCAAGTCAAACTTAAAACGCTTAGCCCATGGTCAAGCAGGCAGATTGCGCTTGGCGTCTGAATGTCATAGCTGCTTTGATTGGCTGATGCCGATTCTCAATCATTATCGCCGTGAGTGGTCAGATGTGGAGCTAGATTTTGCTACTGGTTTTGAGCCCGAGCCGCATCATTTATTGATGGAAGGTGATATTGATTTATTGATTACTACAAGTAATTTACCGATAGAAGGTATCAGCTATCAGCCATTATTTGAGTATGAAAGTCGTTTGGTACTGTCGCCGACTCATGACTTGGCTGAGCAACAATTTATTCATGCCAAAGACTTAGTCGATGAAACCTTGATTGCTTATCCAGTGGAAGCTAAGCGCCTTGATATTATTGCCAATTTTATGACCCCAGAGCAGGTCAGCTTTAAAAGTATGCGTACCACCGAGCTAACCGCTATGCTTATTCAGTTGGTTGCTAGTGAACGCGGGGTGGCAGCACTCCCCGACTGGGTGGTGGCTGAATATGAGAGAAAAGGTTGGGTAGTTTCACGTCCATTAGGTAGCGGCGTCTACTGTCAGCTGTATGCGGCAACGCGCACCTCGAGCCAAGAGATTGCCTATATGCAAGGGTTTGCGAGTTTATTAGAAGGTATCGTAAAACCTGTCTAG
- the potC gene encoding spermidine/putrescine ABC transporter permease PotC translates to MSDSSLNGSTNNKSPKNKNPIRFGNIVAKGYLGLIYTLLYLPIIVLVVMSFNKSKIGYNWGGFSLKWYESLLNNQAMLDAFWHSILLGLVAATVSTIIGTLTALALHRYDFRGKGLLNGLLFVLMMSPEIVLAISLLALFLLIGLQLGFVSLLLAHITFCLPFVVITVFARLSSLDERLMEAARDLGASESTMVRTVLIPVIFPAVMAGWLLAFTLSLDDVVVSTFVTGPSYEILPLRIYSMVRVGLKPEVNAIGTILLVASLILVVISQLLLRRR, encoded by the coding sequence ATGTCTGATAGTTCACTAAATGGCTCAACAAATAACAAATCGCCGAAAAACAAAAATCCCATAAGGTTTGGCAATATCGTCGCCAAAGGCTACCTTGGGCTGATTTATACTTTATTATATCTACCCATCATAGTATTGGTAGTGATGTCATTTAATAAGTCAAAAATTGGCTATAATTGGGGCGGCTTTAGTTTAAAGTGGTATGAGTCATTACTCAATAATCAGGCGATGTTAGATGCTTTTTGGCATTCGATTTTATTAGGTTTGGTTGCCGCTACAGTCTCAACCATCATCGGTACACTGACCGCACTGGCGTTACATCGCTATGACTTTCGTGGTAAAGGGCTGCTAAATGGCTTGTTATTTGTGCTAATGATGTCGCCTGAGATTGTCTTAGCGATATCGCTCCTGGCACTGTTTTTATTAATTGGGCTACAGCTGGGTTTTGTCTCGCTATTATTGGCGCACATTACGTTTTGCTTGCCGTTTGTCGTTATAACTGTCTTTGCGCGCTTAAGTAGTTTGGATGAGCGTTTAATGGAAGCGGCGCGAGATTTGGGTGCTAGCGAATCAACAATGGTACGGACAGTATTGATTCCGGTGATTTTCCCTGCGGTGATGGCAGGTTGGCTCCTTGCTTTTACCTTATCGCTCGATGATGTGGTGGTATCGACCTTTGTCACCGGTCCTAGCTATGAGATATTGCCGCTACGTATTTATTCTATGGTACGTGTGGGTCTTAAACCCGAGGTCAATGCCATTGGGACGATTTTACTCGTCGCTTCGTTAATTTTGGTGGTTATCTCGCAATTGCTCCTACGTCGGCGCTGA
- the potB gene encoding spermidine/putrescine ABC transporter permease PotB yields MAHTGISNKSPFRTATLWLIWGWLLIFALLPNILVIAVSFLTRDSTAFISLPVTIDSYVRMIDPLYFDVFVHSLWMAGITTVICLLLGYPFAWFVSRVSKRWQPLLMLMLILPFWTNSLVRTYALKLLFASNGLINKSLLAIGIIDAPIDILYTQGAVIAGLTYLLFPFMVLPLYAVFSDLRNDMLLASQDLGASKPQTFWHVVLPLTTPGIISGVLLVLLPAMGMFYVADILGGSRNLLVGNIIKNQFLDARDWPFGAAASVLLTLAMAVLLLAYRASSRRIGKTDFSEVA; encoded by the coding sequence ATGGCACATACTGGCATCAGCAATAAAAGCCCTTTTCGTACGGCAACGCTATGGCTGATTTGGGGTTGGCTTCTTATCTTTGCGCTATTACCCAATATATTGGTCATTGCCGTCAGTTTTCTGACCCGTGATAGCACAGCTTTTATTAGTTTGCCGGTCACTATCGACAGCTACGTGCGCATGATTGACCCGCTTTATTTTGATGTCTTTGTGCATTCATTATGGATGGCGGGCATCACTACGGTCATCTGCTTATTACTCGGCTACCCCTTTGCTTGGTTTGTATCTCGAGTCAGTAAACGCTGGCAGCCACTGTTGATGCTCATGCTAATATTGCCATTTTGGACCAACTCTTTGGTACGAACTTATGCGCTAAAACTCTTATTTGCTAGTAACGGTTTGATTAACAAATCCTTATTAGCAATCGGCATCATTGATGCGCCCATTGATATTTTGTATACCCAAGGCGCAGTGATTGCTGGTTTAACGTATTTATTGTTTCCGTTTATGGTGCTGCCGCTATATGCCGTGTTTAGCGATTTGCGCAATGATATGCTGCTTGCCTCGCAGGATTTGGGCGCATCGAAACCGCAAACCTTTTGGCATGTGGTACTACCCTTAACCACACCTGGTATTATCTCAGGGGTGCTGTTGGTACTATTGCCAGCAATGGGTATGTTTTATGTTGCCGATATTTTGGGCGGTTCACGCAACTTACTCGTTGGTAATATTATCAAAAACCAGTTTTTAGATGCCCGTGATTGGCCATTTGGCGCGGCCGCCAGTGTGCTATTGACGCTTGCTATGGCGGTATTATTGCTTGCCTATCGCGCTAGTAGTCGCCGTATCGGCAAGACTGACTTTAGCGAGGTGGCCTAA
- the potA gene encoding spermidine/putrescine ABC transporter ATP-binding protein PotA, producing the protein MTESLLTPLTTPASANTDKVLLQLTGLKKTYDNTEVLKDINLDIKHGEFITLLGPSGCGKTTLLRLIAGFEQPSAGAIYLDGVQMAGLPADKRPVNTVFQQYALFPHMTVAQNVAYGLKLRKVPKVEIQTRVREMLAMVQLEHLANRRPQDLSGGQQQRVAIARAVINRPKLLLLDEPLSALDHKLRLQMQSELKRLQRELGITFVFVTHDQEEALSMSDRIAVMKDGRFQQIGTPIEIYETPANLFTAKFIGETNLFKAEVKGVYPEQPDRDGRVTNGRIEVEVCEAQVQDGPTPVRNLRRPDFANDVQVGDIVNLLLRPEDLRIYDPNDKEHGGLLGRVIESNYKGSTLDSIIELTNGHIIKASEFFDEDDPSFDYKLNEGVKVSWVDGWEWVLPEEDIH; encoded by the coding sequence ATGACCGAATCACTTTTAACGCCACTGACTACTCCTGCATCAGCAAACACTGATAAGGTATTGCTACAACTGACCGGTCTAAAGAAAACCTATGATAATACTGAGGTCTTAAAAGACATCAATCTTGATATCAAGCATGGCGAGTTTATTACCTTACTCGGTCCTTCAGGCTGCGGTAAAACTACCTTACTACGACTGATTGCAGGATTTGAGCAGCCAAGTGCAGGGGCGATTTATTTGGATGGCGTACAGATGGCAGGCTTGCCCGCTGATAAACGTCCAGTCAATACCGTGTTTCAGCAATATGCGCTGTTTCCGCATATGACCGTCGCGCAAAATGTGGCGTATGGTCTAAAGCTACGAAAAGTCCCTAAAGTTGAGATTCAAACGCGGGTACGTGAGATGCTAGCGATGGTACAGCTAGAACATTTAGCCAATCGTCGCCCGCAGGATTTATCCGGTGGGCAGCAGCAGCGCGTTGCGATTGCACGTGCAGTCATCAATCGTCCTAAATTACTATTGCTCGATGAGCCTTTATCGGCGCTCGATCATAAGCTGCGTCTACAAATGCAGTCTGAGCTCAAACGCCTGCAACGTGAGCTTGGCATTACTTTTGTCTTCGTTACCCATGATCAAGAAGAAGCGCTGTCGATGTCAGACCGCATTGCAGTGATGAAAGACGGCAGATTCCAACAAATTGGTACGCCTATTGAGATTTACGAAACCCCTGCCAATTTATTTACTGCTAAGTTTATTGGCGAGACCAATTTATTTAAAGCGGAAGTCAAAGGTGTTTATCCTGAGCAGCCAGATCGTGATGGTCGCGTGACCAATGGTCGTATTGAGGTTGAAGTCTGCGAAGCACAAGTTCAAGACGGACCAACGCCTGTGCGTAATCTGCGTCGACCCGATTTTGCCAACGATGTCCAAGTCGGCGATATCGTCAATTTATTGCTACGTCCGGAAGATTTGCGCATTTATGATCCCAATGATAAAGAGCATGGCGGCCTACTGGGGCGGGTAATTGAAAGTAATTATAAAGGCAGCACCTTAGACTCGATTATTGAGCTAACGAACGGTCATATTATTAAAGCATCAGAATTCTTTGATGAAGATGACCCAAGTTTTGACTATAAGCTTAATGAAGGTGTAAAAGTGTCGTGGGTCGATGGTTGGGAATGGGTATTGCCAGAAGAGGATATCCACTAA
- a CDS encoding carbonic anhydrase, with product MPNNTRPKTGQEALELLKQGNIRYVDSLTNTDPCMQRRPELIKDQDPLAIILGCSDARVPVEIVFDQGLGDLFVIRVAGNVVAPSQIGSIEFAAEKFNTKLVVVLGHSHCGAVTACVETLINPEQNYSPNLQSIVDRIRPSVYNLHELATANGQDVDADELVDRSIRANVRMSVSQLKHGSRALEDLTSSGQLLIVGAEYDLETGKVRFLDT from the coding sequence ATGCCTAACAATACACGCCCTAAAACAGGTCAGGAAGCACTGGAGCTGCTTAAGCAAGGTAATATACGCTATGTAGACAGCTTGACCAATACCGATCCCTGTATGCAAAGGCGTCCAGAATTAATCAAAGATCAAGACCCTTTAGCGATTATTTTGGGTTGTTCGGACGCACGGGTACCGGTTGAGATCGTTTTTGATCAAGGTTTAGGTGATTTATTTGTCATACGCGTCGCAGGTAACGTAGTAGCTCCTTCACAAATTGGTTCGATAGAATTTGCTGCCGAAAAATTCAATACTAAACTGGTCGTGGTGCTTGGACATTCGCACTGCGGCGCTGTCACCGCCTGTGTTGAAACATTAATCAATCCTGAGCAAAACTACTCACCCAATCTACAATCTATCGTCGACCGTATCCGTCCAAGTGTCTATAATCTGCATGAACTTGCGACCGCCAATGGGCAAGATGTGGATGCAGACGAGCTGGTTGATCGCTCTATACGTGCAAATGTGCGTATGTCGGTCAGTCAATTAAAGCATGGCTCGCGTGCGTTAGAGGATTTAACCAGTAGTGGTCAGCTATTGATCGTTGGTGCCGAGTACGACTTAGAAACAGGTAAAGTGCGGTTTTTAGATACTTAA
- the gloA gene encoding lactoylglutathione lyase, translated as MSNDTFNNDHSIQEQPESSVKANGVQPISAQTTGYTFNHTMLRVKDPVKSLAFYTGVLGMTLLAVKKFPAMGFDLYFLAKLTESERENLPSGNDLEIFAFRQRGILELTHNYGTETKVDFSYHDGNQEPQGFGHICFNVPDLNAAVAWFDENNVEFKKRPDEGSMKNIVFIKDVDGYWIEIVQADLMA; from the coding sequence ATGAGTAATGATACTTTTAACAACGACCATTCAATACAAGAGCAACCTGAAAGCAGCGTAAAGGCTAATGGCGTACAGCCTATCTCAGCGCAGACGACAGGTTATACCTTTAACCATACGATGCTGCGTGTTAAAGATCCTGTGAAGTCTTTAGCGTTTTATACTGGTGTCTTAGGTATGACGTTACTGGCAGTCAAAAAATTCCCAGCCATGGGTTTTGATTTGTACTTTTTAGCCAAGCTGACTGAGAGTGAACGTGAAAACTTGCCGTCAGGTAATGATTTAGAGATTTTTGCCTTCCGTCAGCGTGGCATTTTGGAATTGACTCATAACTATGGTACCGAAACAAAAGTGGACTTTAGCTATCATGATGGCAATCAAGAACCACAAGGGTTTGGTCATATTTGTTTTAATGTGCCTGATCTCAATGCAGCGGTAGCTTGGTTTGATGAAAACAATGTCGAATTCAAAAAACGTCCAGATGAAGGCAGCATGAAAAATATTGTCTTTATTAAAGATGTTGATGGTTATTGGATTGAAATCGTACAAGCAGACTTGATGGCTTAA
- a CDS encoding c-type cytochrome, producing the protein MTQVSNQKSLKSIFAITLMAATLGLTACSTPVDPDVKARQDIMKNFGDAMKVMGGMAKEPDTFDADVFKEQAAFLAEESKNPWSHFNNKDAAGNAKAEVWSNVDGFKAEAENFQKVTAELSAAAQTATSIDDVMPAFKPVGDSCKSCHTDFQVEKD; encoded by the coding sequence ATGACTCAGGTATCGAATCAAAAATCATTAAAATCTATCTTTGCTATTACTTTGATGGCAGCCACTTTAGGACTGACGGCTTGTAGTACACCAGTAGACCCTGATGTCAAAGCTCGTCAGGACATCATGAAGAACTTCGGTGATGCAATGAAGGTTATGGGTGGCATGGCAAAAGAGCCGGATACTTTTGATGCTGACGTTTTCAAAGAGCAGGCGGCATTTTTAGCAGAAGAGTCTAAAAATCCTTGGAGCCATTTTAATAATAAAGACGCCGCTGGCAATGCCAAAGCAGAGGTTTGGTCAAATGTTGATGGCTTTAAAGCTGAAGCAGAGAATTTCCAAAAGGTCACTGCTGAGCTAAGCGCTGCTGCACAGACAGCAACTAGCATTGACGATGTGATGCCAGCTTTTAAACCTGTTGGCGACAGCTGTAAATCTTGCCATACGGATTTCCAAGTCGAAAAAGACTAA
- the hemF gene encoding oxygen-dependent coproporphyrinogen oxidase — MSIPNIDNDINVSATDTTTTPSHHDIMRVREFLVDLQARICQALEAQESDGCTDAQKATTFVPDDWERPEGGGGRSCVLADGEVIEKAGVMFSHIHVQNLPASATARHPDIAGRKAQAMGVSLVVHPKNPHVPTSHANVRLFIAEAEGKDPIWWFGGGFDLTPFYPVLADCVHWHQVCHDLCAPFGDSIYPDFKQWCDEYFHLRHRDEQRGIGGLFYDDVNTESRGWDFETCFKFMQAVGNGYLEGMLPIFEQRKNLSYTEAEREFQLYRRGRYVEYNLVYDRGTLFGLQSNGRIESILVSMPPLASWHYRFEPDQGTPEFELTDFYLKPRDWLTL, encoded by the coding sequence ATGAGCATTCCAAATATAGATAACGATATCAATGTGTCGGCGACCGATACAACAACAACACCAAGCCATCATGACATCATGCGCGTGCGTGAATTTCTAGTCGATTTGCAAGCGCGTATCTGCCAAGCCCTAGAAGCGCAAGAAAGTGATGGCTGCACTGATGCACAGAAAGCCACTACCTTTGTCCCTGACGATTGGGAGCGCCCTGAAGGTGGTGGTGGTCGCTCGTGCGTGTTGGCAGACGGCGAAGTGATAGAAAAAGCCGGCGTTATGTTTAGTCATATACACGTCCAAAACCTGCCTGCTTCAGCAACTGCGCGTCATCCTGACATTGCTGGTCGTAAAGCACAGGCAATGGGCGTATCTCTTGTTGTGCACCCCAAAAACCCTCACGTTCCCACTAGTCATGCCAATGTACGCTTGTTTATTGCCGAAGCAGAAGGCAAAGACCCTATTTGGTGGTTTGGTGGCGGTTTTGATTTAACGCCATTTTATCCTGTGCTTGCTGACTGCGTGCATTGGCATCAAGTCTGTCATGACCTCTGTGCACCTTTTGGCGACAGTATTTATCCTGATTTCAAGCAATGGTGCGACGAGTATTTCCATTTGCGTCATCGTGATGAGCAGCGCGGTATCGGCGGCTTATTTTATGATGACGTCAATACTGAAAGTCGCGGTTGGGATTTTGAAACCTGCTTTAAATTTATGCAAGCGGTCGGTAATGGCTATCTTGAAGGTATGCTACCAATTTTTGAGCAGCGTAAAAATCTGTCCTATACTGAAGCAGAGCGTGAATTTCAGCTCTATCGCCGAGGTCGCTATGTTGAATACAACCTCGTTTATGACCGCGGCACTCTATTTGGTCTACAAAGTAATGGGCGTATTGAATCTATCTTGGTCAGTATGCCGCCGCTTGCCAGTTGGCACTATCGCTTTGAACCAGATCAGGGCACGCCTGAGTTTGAGTTGACTGACTTCTACCTAAAACCGCGTGATTGGTTGACTTTATAA
- the ribA gene encoding GTP cyclohydrolase II, whose amino-acid sequence MSYQFITSAKLPTRHGEFDIHIFENDEGQEHVMLTVGLPVFDQTDIADSSLNQKDDALSERPIPLIRIHSECLTGDAFSSLKCDCGPQLNTAMDAIQKTGCGAILYLRQEGRGIGLTNKIRAYALQDQGHDTLDANLMLGLPADARIYDMCGPMLAHVGVNAVRLITNNPSKVAYLTEHGIDVIERVPLVVGVNDMNAEYLATKRDRMGHLLDTDFNTTLHLNK is encoded by the coding sequence ATGTCATATCAATTTATTACTAGCGCCAAATTGCCTACTCGTCACGGCGAGTTTGATATTCATATCTTTGAGAATGATGAGGGTCAAGAGCATGTGATGCTGACGGTAGGTCTGCCTGTGTTTGATCAAACGGATATTGCCGACAGCAGCTTAAATCAAAAAGATGATGCTTTATCAGAACGCCCTATTCCTTTAATAAGAATTCATTCTGAGTGCTTAACTGGTGACGCTTTTAGCTCCTTAAAATGTGATTGCGGCCCACAGCTAAATACCGCTATGGATGCGATACAAAAAACGGGCTGCGGGGCGATTTTATATCTGCGCCAAGAAGGGCGCGGCATCGGTCTGACCAATAAAATCCGTGCTTACGCCTTACAAGATCAAGGTCACGATACTCTAGATGCCAACCTTATGTTGGGGTTGCCTGCTGATGCGCGTATCTATGATATGTGCGGACCGATGCTTGCTCATGTAGGCGTTAATGCTGTGCGCCTTATCACCAATAATCCTAGTAAAGTCGCTTACTTAACCGAGCATGGTATCGATGTCATTGAGCGGGTGCCATTAGTCGTTGGGGTGAATGATATGAATGCTGAATATCTAGCGACCAAGCGCGATCGTATGGGTCATCTATTAGACACAGATTTTAATACCACCCTACACCTTAATAAATAG